Proteins from a single region of Oreochromis niloticus isolate F11D_XX linkage group LG7, O_niloticus_UMD_NMBU, whole genome shotgun sequence:
- the kiaa1958 gene encoding uncharacterized protein kiaa1958, which yields MMSSLVQTTSDSLRKLVRWAHSHGTICNLLPSLQHVTRGSYSNVLTAESAPHGGSVSIAVWGCGAGHAYHWPLGENANTCGGSPNTRQAQERFAGGRPNNKIAARTSCDLSYSEAASGGEEFSSRLFDIAACDSSATDEDGDYEPRPSRKRGGAQGGAIAAKKVKQESAPPEDDDTGLAETDPVCVLQTYQAPNTYSQITQTLWPKKALSSCCQAQHGRHVGCEGSMDPEMEVLGGGSCTETTEKNTAEDDESELEKLRALLVAERSRNQQMTEMISNLKQDKELLQHELTKKAELICDFLQDKLRPEKRWPRCSTQVEPESSHMASSDDAGRFDSPTLFDSFEEVELQPLERHRTPKSKRSRDGENTRVRMKNVVGVIARYMAALQEFRRSVSMKVAFDRIGVDRNTISRTAAIAELSLAAPEVFHTLAPWDEKEETLAHYAHRCRQAMDDTIKAKIKTMKSKGELLPIVSK from the exons ATGATGTCCAGCCTGGTTCAAACCACCTCTGACAGTCTGCGTAAACTCGTCCGCTGGGCTCACAGCCACGGCACCATCTGCAACCTCCTCCCCAGCCTGCAGCACGTCACCCGTGGCTCCTACAGCAATGTGCTGACAGCTGAATCTGCTCCGCACGGTGGCAGCGTCTCCATTGCTGTGTGGGGCTGTGGGGCCGGACACGCCTACCACTGGCCTCTTGGTGAAAATGCAAACACTTGTGGTGGCTCACCCAATACCAGACAAGCCCAGGAGAGGTTTGCTGGAGGTCGTCCAAACAATAAG ATTGCAGCGAGAACATCATGTGACCTCTCCTATAGTGAAGCGGCATCAGGGGGCGAGGAGTTCAGCAGTCGGCTTTTTGACATTGCTGCATGCGATTCATCAGCCACAGATGAGGATGGCGACTATGAGCCTCGGCCATCTAGGAAAAGAGGCGGGGCCCAGGGAGGAGCCATCGCTGCAAAGAAGGTCAAACAGGAATCCGCCCCACCAGAAGACGATGACACTGGGCTCGCAGAGACAGACCCAGTCTGTGTTTTACAGACTTATCAGGCACCAAACACATACTCtcaaatcacacaaacactgtGGCCAAAAAAGGCTCTTTCATCTTGCTGTCAGGCCCAGCATGGACGACATGTGGGGTGTGAGGGATCAATGGACCCAGAGATGGAGGTACTAGGAGGAGGCAGCTGCACAGAGACTACAGAGAAGAACACAG CTGAAGACGACGAGAGTGAGCTGGAGAAGCTGCGAGCGTTACTCGTTGCGGAACGCAGCCGAAACCAACAAATGACAGAGATGATCTCCAATTTGAAGCAGGACAAGGAGCTGCTGCAACATGAACTCACAAAGAAAGCTGAACTCATCTGTGACTTCCTGCAGGACAAACTGCGCCCCG AGAAGAGGTGGCCTCGTTGTTCCACTCAGGTGGAACCTGAAAGCTCACACATGGCGTCCTCTGATGATGCAGGCAGGTTTGATTCGCCAACGCTGTTCGACTCATTTGAGGAAGTGGAGCTTCAACCTCTGGAGCGCCATCGGACCCCGAAGAGCAAGAGGAGCCGGGATGGAGAAAACACTCGAGTCAGGA TGAAAAACGTGGTGGGTGTGATAGCACGCTACATGGCTGCCCTCCAGGAGTTTCGCCGCAGCGTCTCCATGAAGGTGGCGTTTGACCGCATCGGTGTGGACCGTAACACAATCTCTCGCACGGCGGCCATAGCAGAGCTCAGCCTGGCTGCTCCAGAGgtttttcacacactggcaCCGTGGGATGAGAAGGAGGAGACGCTGGCACACTACGCCCACCGCTGCCGACAGGCGATGGACGACACCATTAAGGCCAAGATCAAAACAATGAAATCGAAAGGAGAACTATTGCCcattgtgtcaaagtaa
- the LOC100693241 gene encoding SOSS complex subunit C, with product MTTNPPGQAFPNKTRVAILAELEKERRRLMQSQSMNTPGASISLARPSVKDFRDNAEQQHIAAQQKAALQHAHAHSSGFFITQDSSFGNLILPVLPRLEPES from the exons ATGACTACTAATCCTCCAGGACAAG CCTTCCCAAACAAGACCCGGGTGGCTATATTGGCAGAGCTGGAAAAGGaaaggaggcgactgatgcagaGTCAGTCCATGAATACTCCTGGAGCCAG CATCTCACTGGCCCGGCCCAGTGTTAAGGACTTCAGGGACAACGCAGAACAGCAGCACATCGCTGCGCAGCAGAAAGCTGCCTTGCAG CATGCGCATGCACATTCTTCAGGCTTCTTCATCACTCAGGACTCCTCATTTGGAAACCTCATCCTCCCAGTTCTTCCACGCCTGGAGCCCGAGTCATGA